CGGTCGACGAAGCCGGCTGTGCTGAAGCGCGAGGCTTTTGTTCTGCAGGACCGAACCAGCCGAGACCATACGAAACGCCCAAACCCACCACGATGGATACGACGACCGTCAATGCGATTGCACCTCCACGATTGGGCGGGGGCGGCGCCGTGGGATTGTTCGGCGCCGTAATGGCCGACGCAGGAGCCGTAACGTTGCTCGACATGGGCGCTCGCGGCGCGTCCGTGACGATGGGCATTGCAGGCACCGTCGTATACGGCGCCGTCGTGGGAGCACCCGGTGCCGTCCCGCCTGGTCGCGTATGGACGTCGACGGGGATTTGCGCCAATAGCTCTTCACACGAAGCAAATCGGTGTTCTCGCTGTTTTTCGCAGCAACGCCGAACGATATTCTCGAGCCAATCCGGTACGTCCGGGCGTCGCGCCGGGATGGACGGCAATGGCTCACGCACGTGTTGGCTCATCAATTCGAAACTGCTCCCATCGTACGGCCGGGTGCCCGTGAGCAATTCGAAAAGCACGATCCCCAGCGCGTAGATGTCGACCCGTTTGTCCAAGTCTTTTCTACCCAAACATTGCTCGGGCGCCATGTACCGCACCGATCCAATGACGCCGGTCGTTCTCCCAAGTCCCTCTTGCGCCTCCGACTCTTCCTTGGCAATACCAAAATCGGTCACTTTGACCACGCCGTCCTTGGCCCGGACGAGCACATTGGCGGGCTTCAAATCGCGGTGAATGATTCCTTCCGCGTGCGCCGCCGCGACGCCACTCACGATTTGCCGAAAAATCGAAAGCACTTCGGAGATCGGTAGCTGCGTTCCATTCGTCGCGTTTCTTTCGAGCCGTATATCCAGCGACTCGCCTTCGATGAATTGCATCACCAAGCAAACATCGTTTTCATCGGCGACGACGGCATTGAGCCGCACGACGTTGGGATGATCGATGCGAGCGAGCGCTCGCCCCTCGGCCAAGATGCGTTCGCGGTAATCCTTCAGGTGCGTATATTCCTTACGGATTGCTTTCAGCACCACCGGGACGTCAGTGACGATGTCCCGACAGAGCCACACGATGCCCATGCCGCCTTCGCCGAGGAGTCTTTCGATCTTGTACTTTCGGTCGACGATCGCGCCGGGAGCGAGCTGTTGCATGGTGTCTCGATGCTGCCAAAGTGAACGCAAGCGCGCGGAAAGCTTTCCCGCGCGCACGCCGGCATACTACATCAAGACGCGCGGCCCGGTCTACCCAGCTCTTTTTCGAGCGCCAGTACGCGCATTGTGGTTTTGATCACGGTGTCCGGGTTGAGCGAGATCGCGTCGATCCCGAGCCGCACCAAGTATTCTGCCATTTCTGGATAGTCGCTTGGCGCTTGCCCGCAAATGCCTGCGTGTCGCCCATTGCGATGCGCTCCTTCGATCGCCAGCCGCATCATCGTTTTTACGCCCGGATCTCGCTCGTCGAAGTCGAACGCCACGATTTCCGAATCCCGATCCACGCCCAGCGTGAGCTGCGTGAGGTCGTTCGAGCCAATCGAAATGCCATCGAAGATGCGGCAAAAGTCGTCGATGAGCACCACGTTGTTCGGAATTTCGCACATCACGTACACTTCCAGCCCGTTTTCACCTCGCACGAGCCCGTGTTTCGCCATTTCCGCGAGCACTCGCTCGCCTTCGTCCACGCGACGGCAGAACGGAATCATCAGCTTCACGTTCGTCAAACCCATTTCGTCGCGTACTTTTTTCATCGCCGCGCATTCGAGCGCAAACGCTTCGGCATAGGCTGGATGGGCATAACGTGATGCGCCGCGGAATCCGATCATCGGGTTTTCTTCGCGTGGCTCGAACGCGGCCCCGCCCACGAGGCTTGCGTATTCGTTCGTCTTGAAGTCGCTCATGCGCACGACCACCGGCTTCGGATAAAATGCGGCAGCAATCGTGGCGACTCCGTACGCGAGGCCATCGACGAAATATTTCGCGCCGCTTTCGTAGCCTGCCGTGAGCTCGGCCATGATCTTCCGATCGTTGTCGCTCAGCACCCGCTCGGGATGCAAAAGCGCCATGGGATGAATGCGCAGCGTGTCGTTGATGATGAATTCGAGCCGCGCCAAACCCACGCCGTCGTTCGGCAATGCCGCCAGACCGAAAGCCAGGTTCGGATCACCCACGTTCATTTGAATGTGCGTATGCGGTCGCGTCAAATCACCAAGCTCCACGTGCGTGACGTGCGTTTTCAAGAGCCCGCGGTAAATGCGACCGACGTCCCCTTCGCTGCACGACACCGTAATCGATTCGCCGTCCTTGATGATTTTCGTCGCGTCTTTCGCGCCAACCACCGCGGGGATGCCCAATTCGCGCGCCACGATCGCCGCATGGCATGTGCGTCCGCCGCGGTTCGTCACGATCGCCGATGCGCGCTTCATGATCGGCTCCCAATCGGGTGACGTCGAATCGGCCACCAGCACATCGCCGACGCCAAATTGAGCGGCGTGCGACAAGTCCACCACGACGCGTGCTTTTCCTTTGCCAATTTTCTGCCCGACCGCGTACCCTTCCGCGATCACTTCGCCTTTTTCTTCGAGCGCATACGTTTCGAGCGACGCGCCTTTGCGCTGCGATACCACCGTCTCCGGCCGCGCTTGCACGATGAAAAGCTCGCCCGTTCGGCCGTCCTTCGCCCATTCGATATCCATCGGACGATAAACGCCCGCTTTGCGCGAGTAATGCTCTTCGATCACCAATGCATGCCGCGCGAGCTCCAAGGCTTCGTCGTCCGTAATCGAAAACCTGCGACGATCCTCGACAGAAACGGCTCGATTGATCGTGCGAGCGTCACCCTCGCCCGAATACTCCATCCGCAATTGTTTGGCTCCAAGGCGTTTTTTGACGATGGCCTGTTTGCCTTGCCGCAAAGTTGGTTTGAACACGTAATGTTCGTCCGGGTCGACCATACCTCCGACGACATTTTCTCCGAGCCCGTATGCGGACGTAATGAGTACGACGTCACGAAAGCCGCTTTCGGTATCGATGGTGAAGATGACGCCGGCGGCGCCGTGATCACTGCGGACCATTTTTTGAATGCCGATCGACAAGGCGACTTTGTCGTGTTCGAAGCCTTGATCGATGCGGTACGAAATGGCGCGATTGGTGAATAGGCTCGCGAAACAGCGCGTGCATGCGTCGCGCAAGGCGGCTTCTCCGCGAACGTTCAGAAAACTTTCTTGCTGACCGGCGAACGAGGCATTGGGGAGATCCTCTGCCGTGGCGCTCGAACGCACCGCCACGTCGTCCGTCCCGTACTTTTCGACGAGCTCGGCGTAGGCCGTTTTGATTTCGCTCCACACATCGTCCGGAATGCCAGCTTGGAGCACCAACTTTCGGCATGCGGCGCCGCGTCGTGCGAGGTCTGCGATGTTGCCTTTATCGACACCGGCGAGCAGCTCGCTTATCGGTTGTCGAATACCCGTTTCGTCGAGCACGCGGTGGTAGGCGCGGGCGGTCACTGCAAATCCTTCGGGCACGCGCACGCCTTGCGCGGCGAGCTCGCGGACCATTTCTCCGAGGGAAGCATTTTTGCCTCCGACGAGCGGGACGTCATCGATGCACAAATCGCGAAACCAGCGGATGAACGAGGGCATGTATCGAGCTCCAAAGTGGGCGTGTGCGTGAGGGTCTTGCAAGCTCTGGGCCGAGCGACCGGGAGGCTCGTCATCGAGTCTCGAGCGGACGATCCTACCTGCCCCTCGAGCTGGACACCAGCGCGCGACCACTGCAGCGCGGCCGACGCATGGCCTCGACGAACTGTTTGTCCCCATAGGGTTTGTCCTCGATGCTCGGCGAGTCGATCGGGCCACTCATGTTCGTCTGGCGCCATGTTCCGCAGCTTCTCCGCGATCGGCGACGACACCCACAACGACACCCTTTCCTTGCGGGCTCTTCGAGTCCGGACTATCTAGCGTCAGGGTTCGGTCATGCGATTCGCGTGGTCATCGCTTTTCGTTTCAATTCTGACGCTCGCGTCCGTTTTCTCGTCTGCGGGATGCAAACGTCGCTACGAAGTGGGCGACAAAGTGCTCGTGGAATGGGAGAAAAACGTCTACCCCGCGGTCATCCTGGAAACGAACGGCCCGACGAAAATCAAGGTGCACTACGAGGGCTACGATCCGATCTGGGACGAGACCGTGCCGCGCGATCGGATCAAGGGGTTCAACGAAGGGAATGCGCCTCCTCCCGAACCTCCGCCGAAGGTTCGCGCCAAGGCGCTCCAGGCCGCGCAAACCAACGTGTACAAGATCGGTGACAAGGTCCGCGTCGAGTGGCACGGGACGATGTATCCCGCGGTGATCGTGGGCATCGTCGGTCAAGAAAGATACCGCATCCACTTCGAAGGCTACGGCAACGAGTGGGACGACACCGTGGGGCTGAATCGCATTCAGCAGCGGTGATTTCACTCGAAAGCGCTCGGTTGCCCGCACGTGTCGGCGCCGTGTCAGCGAACGACACTTTTACTTTTCTCCTGGCACGAGCGGCTGGCACCGATTATACGCCGCGGCGTTTTGTGTCGAACGCCGCGATCGCCGGTTGGCGATTCTGGAGCGGCAGGAGTTCCATCTCGTGATCAGCGATCTGTCCAAGCTCAGAAACATAGGGATCAGCGCGCACATCGACTCGGGCAAGACCACGTTGACCGAGCGCGTGCTTTTCTACACCAAAAGAATCCACGCCATTCACGACGTAAAAGGCAAAGACGGCGTCGGCGCGAAGATGGACTCGATGGACCTCGAGCGCGAGCGCGGGATCACCATCCAGTCGGCCGCGACGCACTGCTCGTGGGGCCAGTATCACATCAACATCATCGACACCCCCGGACACGTCGACTTCACCATCGAAGTCGAACGCTCGTTGCGCGTCCTGGATGGAGCGATCCTGGTGCTTTGCGCCGTTGCCGGCGTGCAGTCGCAGTCGCTCACGGTCGACAGGCAGATGCGTCGCTACGGCGTTCCGCGCATCGCGTTCGTCAACAAGTGCGACCGAGCTGGTGCGAACCCGCTGCGCGCTCGTGATCAGCTCCGGGAAAAACTCAACCTGAACCCGGTGCTTTTGCAGCTCCCCATCGGCCTCGAAGACAAGTTCGAGGGCGTGGTCGACCTCATCAAGATGAAGTCGTTCCGGTTCGAAGGGGCAAACGGGGAAAAGATCATCGAAGGCGCGATCCCCGCGGACATGGAAGCCGAGGCGACCAAGTGCCACGAAGAGCTGCTCGATGCGCTCAGCATGTTCTCGGACGAACTGACCGAAGCGATGCTCGAGGAAAAGGTCACCGAGGAGCTCATCAACAAGGCGCTTCGCTCGGCGACGATCAACTTGCAGGTCGTTCCGGTGATGATGGGTTCGGCCTATAAGAACAAGGCCGTGCAGCTGCTCCTCAACGCAGTGGGCAAGTTCCTGCCGTGCCCGACGGACGTGCAAAACCAAGCCGTCGATCTCGACAAGGACGAAGCAAAAATCACGCTCGACAGCGGCGCGGACAAACCGCTCGTCATGCTCGCGTTCAAGCTCGAAGATGGCCGCTTCGGGCAGCTCACGTACCTGCGCGTCTACCAAGGGACGATCGCGAAGGGTCGCGAGATCACGAACACGCGCACGGGCAAGCGTCACAAGGTCGGGCGCCTCGTACGCATGCACGCCGACGAGATGGAGGACATCGACAGCGCGGCCGCAGGCGACATTTGCGCGATGTTCGGCGTCGACTGCAACTCGGGCGATACGTTCACCGACGGAACGCTCAGCGTGGCGATGACGAGCATGCACGTGCCCGAGCCGGTCATTGGTTTGACCGTGACGCCGAAGGACAACAAGGCGCAGGTCAACATGTCCAAGGCGCTGAAGCGTTTTACCAAGGAAGATCCGACGTTCCGCGTCACGAGCGATCCCGAGACGAACGAGACGATCATCAGCGGCATGGGCGAGCTGCACCTCGACGTGTACATCGAGCGTATGAAGCGCGAGTACTCGGCGGAGGTCGTGACGAGCCCGCCGCGTGTTGCGTACCGCGAGACCATCACGCGCCGCGTCGACTTCAGCTACACGCACAAGAAGCAGACCGGTGGTTCGGGTCAGTACGGCAAGGTCGCTGGGTACATGGAGCCGTGCGAAGCGCCGTACGAGTTCGTCGATCAGATCGTCGGCGGGTCGATTCCGCGCGAGTACATCCCGGCCTGCGACAAGGGCTTCACCTCGATGCTCGCCAAGGGCCTCGTCATTCATGCCCCCGTGACGGGCGTGCGCGTCATCGTCAACGACGGTGCAGCGCACTCGGTCGACTCGTCCGACATCGCCTTCCAAGAGGCAGCGCGTGGAGCGTGGCGTGAGGCGTATCCGAAGGCTCACCCGCAGATTCTCGAGCCGCTCATGAAGGTTGCGGTCGAAGGGCCGGCCGAGTTCCAGGGTGGAGTCGTTGGTGTCCTGATGCAGCGTCGCGGCATCATCATCGGCACGACGGAATCCGATGGGTTCTGCAGGGTGGAGGCAGAGGTGCCGCTGGCCGAAATGTTCGGCTTCTCGACGGTTCTTCGTTCTGCCACGCAGGGCAAAGCCGAGTTTACGATGGAGTTCTCCCGGTACGCACCGGTCCCCGGCGCGATCGCCGAGGAATTGATCAAGAAGCACAAAGAAGAGCTGGCGAAGAAAGCGAAGTAGGGAGGACCCGATGTACCGCAAAGAAGTCAACGAGCGGAGCCCGATGCGGGTCTTCGAAAAGTCGATCCATGGTGGTCTTGGTCGTGGCGGCGTGGGTGTGGTGTTGTCCCGAGCGGGCGTTGGTAAAACCGCGCTCCTCGTGCAAATCGCCCTCGACGACCTCCTTCGCGATCGGCGCGTGCTGCACATCTCCACCGAGCACGCGGTCGATCACGTGCGTGCGTACTACGACGAGCTCTTCCACGATCTGGCGCAATACACGAAGCTTGCCGAGCCCGAGACCGTGCGTCTCGACGTCGAGCGTCATCGCCTGATCTTCTCGCTGCTCGGTCACATGCCGACCACCGAGGGAGCTTCGTCGTCACTGAAGAAGCTCGTCGACACGGTCGCATTTGCGCGCGACGTCGCGCATTTCGCGCCGGATGTGATCGTCATCGATGGCTTCGACTTCGCGCACGCGACCGAGGCGATGATCGACACGCTCGCGAAGATTGCGCGTGATCATTCAGCCGAGCTCTGGCTTTCGACCACGACGAAGGCGAGCCAAGTAACGCCTGGATCTGCGCCGGCGCCCATCGATCGGTTCTTCGACAAACTCGGCGTCATCGTCTACTTGGAGCCCGAGCGTGACGTCGTTCGTTTGCGGCTGCTCAAGGATCACGAGAACAAGGACCTGGCCGAGATCACGTTGCGTCTCGACGCGCACACGATGCGCATCGTCGATCAGGACATCTTGCCGCCGTCCGAGCGTCGTCGTGATCCCAAGCGTTTCCGTTTGCATTCGGGTGGTGCAAAAGGCGCCGAAGCGGCATTCGGTGGGTGTGCCGAGCGCTGGGGTTTGGCCGAGCACAACTATTCGTTCGAGGGCCACACGCTCCGTGACCGTCAACGCGGCGTGATGCTGCTGAGCGAAGCGGAGCTGCGTCGAGGTGACTTCAGCCTCACGTACGTGTCCAAGCGCCTTGGCCGCGTGCTCAGCGAGATCCCGCTGGTTCGTAACGTTCTCCAGACGATCTGGTATCAGATCAACGCGGCGCGCGAGGTGTTCGTCGTTGGGCAAATCCAAGACGACGGCACGGTGCGAGGTGGAACGGGCTGGGGCGCCGAGCTTGCGAGGCTCTGGAAGAAGCCGCTTTACGTCTACGATCAGAACAAGCGCACGTGGTTCCGCTGGAGCGGGTCGGCATGGGAAATGGTCACCGCGCCGATCATCACGAGCGAGAACTTTGCCGGCATCGGCACGCAGAACCTGACTGAAGACGGCAAGCAAGCCATCACCGAGCTGTTCCAGCGTTCGTTCGGCGAGCCCTGAGGGCGCGCCTCACCCCGACCCCGACCCCCTCTCTCGTTTCGCGTCACTGCGTGACGTTTCGTGGAGAGGGGGCGATTTCCGCGCAAATTTGCTTTTCCTTCGCTACGGCGTAACGCGTCGGCGAGCGCTGCATGCGTTTATTTTTGGCTTGCATCGACGCGCCGTTGTGCAAGCGCACTGCCGCGACGCTGATCGGCGTTGATGCTTGGTGCACCAAATACTCGCAGGTGCCAACCCTTCCGAATGCCCTCGCACCGCTGCACAACCCCGTCGAGCGCGTCCCTGTCGCCTCTGCGCGGCGGCGCAACCCCGTCGAGCGCGTTCCTGTCGCCTCTGCGCGGCGGCGCAATGCCACGGGAACGCGCTCGCCATGTCTCCGCAGCGCAAAAGCGCCATGACGTTACTTCGCCGTCGTCCCCGTCCGACGATCCGCGCTTGCGCAAATGCGGAAAGAGACGCTCGACAGCGGCCTTGCCAAACTTTTTTTGCGTAGCGAGCCCATTTCACTCGTACGCGCGACGCAATGCAGCTTGCGCCAATTCATCGAATGCCGAGCAGCGCCAGTGCATCGGCCCAGAGGGGCCATATTGTGCGATCGGGGTGGGCGTGTAGGACGAGCGCTTTGTTATCGAGGTGCCGGACATAAGCCGGGGTATATTCCTCGATGAAGTGAATATGCTCTTCGGTGACGGGGATCATTTCCTTGTCGCTCTCCGGAGCTTTCACGAGTAATTTCATGTATTCCGCGAGCTTCCACTGAATGGCTTCCCATTCCGGGTGCAGCTTGTTTGCCGCGGTCTCGAGGGCTCCGACCAAGGTCTTTGGCGGCAAGTCGAGCGCTGCCAGGATTTGCTCTCGCGACAAACGCTGTTCGTCCACGAT
This window of the Polyangiaceae bacterium genome carries:
- a CDS encoding serine/threonine protein kinase encodes the protein MQQLAPGAIVDRKYKIERLLGEGGMGIVWLCRDIVTDVPVVLKAIRKEYTHLKDYRERILAEGRALARIDHPNVVRLNAVVADENDVCLVMQFIEGESLDIRLERNATNGTQLPISEVLSIFRQIVSGVAAAHAEGIIHRDLKPANVLVRAKDGVVKVTDFGIAKEESEAQEGLGRTTGVIGSVRYMAPEQCLGRKDLDKRVDIYALGIVLFELLTGTRPYDGSSFELMSQHVREPLPSIPARRPDVPDWLENIVRRCCEKQREHRFASCEELLAQIPVDVHTRPGGTAPGAPTTAPYTTVPAMPIVTDAPRAPMSSNVTAPASAITAPNNPTAPPPPNRGGAIALTVVVSIVVGLGVSYGLGWFGPAEQKPRASAQPASSTDGQSPQPAATAVPVSNAKQQLESLQGSWKSSTGREYDAVLVGDVLEMRIHDVKPFAAQGYEQNEPRLLLRAAPGKTDTFLVEDRLRPNAPTGTEYDPARARATCLVPFSEIAGKPLEARVEDGKLHIAMVVIQPDPSHYTLDGKKVTGCRNLLTAQVSPIESVLSRP
- a CDS encoding elongation factor G, with protein sequence MISDLSKLRNIGISAHIDSGKTTLTERVLFYTKRIHAIHDVKGKDGVGAKMDSMDLERERGITIQSAATHCSWGQYHINIIDTPGHVDFTIEVERSLRVLDGAILVLCAVAGVQSQSLTVDRQMRRYGVPRIAFVNKCDRAGANPLRARDQLREKLNLNPVLLQLPIGLEDKFEGVVDLIKMKSFRFEGANGEKIIEGAIPADMEAEATKCHEELLDALSMFSDELTEAMLEEKVTEELINKALRSATINLQVVPVMMGSAYKNKAVQLLLNAVGKFLPCPTDVQNQAVDLDKDEAKITLDSGADKPLVMLAFKLEDGRFGQLTYLRVYQGTIAKGREITNTRTGKRHKVGRLVRMHADEMEDIDSAAAGDICAMFGVDCNSGDTFTDGTLSVAMTSMHVPEPVIGLTVTPKDNKAQVNMSKALKRFTKEDPTFRVTSDPETNETIISGMGELHLDVYIERMKREYSAEVVTSPPRVAYRETITRRVDFSYTHKKQTGGSGQYGKVAGYMEPCEAPYEFVDQIVGGSIPREYIPACDKGFTSMLAKGLVIHAPVTGVRVIVNDGAAHSVDSSDIAFQEAARGAWREAYPKAHPQILEPLMKVAVEGPAEFQGGVVGVLMQRRGIIIGTTESDGFCRVEAEVPLAEMFGFSTVLRSATQGKAEFTMEFSRYAPVPGAIAEELIKKHKEELAKKAK
- the ppsA gene encoding phosphoenolpyruvate synthase produces the protein MPSFIRWFRDLCIDDVPLVGGKNASLGEMVRELAAQGVRVPEGFAVTARAYHRVLDETGIRQPISELLAGVDKGNIADLARRGAACRKLVLQAGIPDDVWSEIKTAYAELVEKYGTDDVAVRSSATAEDLPNASFAGQQESFLNVRGEAALRDACTRCFASLFTNRAISYRIDQGFEHDKVALSIGIQKMVRSDHGAAGVIFTIDTESGFRDVVLITSAYGLGENVVGGMVDPDEHYVFKPTLRQGKQAIVKKRLGAKQLRMEYSGEGDARTINRAVSVEDRRRFSITDDEALELARHALVIEEHYSRKAGVYRPMDIEWAKDGRTGELFIVQARPETVVSQRKGASLETYALEEKGEVIAEGYAVGQKIGKGKARVVVDLSHAAQFGVGDVLVADSTSPDWEPIMKRASAIVTNRGGRTCHAAIVARELGIPAVVGAKDATKIIKDGESITVSCSEGDVGRIYRGLLKTHVTHVELGDLTRPHTHIQMNVGDPNLAFGLAALPNDGVGLARLEFIINDTLRIHPMALLHPERVLSDNDRKIMAELTAGYESGAKYFVDGLAYGVATIAAAFYPKPVVVRMSDFKTNEYASLVGGAAFEPREENPMIGFRGASRYAHPAYAEAFALECAAMKKVRDEMGLTNVKLMIPFCRRVDEGERVLAEMAKHGLVRGENGLEVYVMCEIPNNVVLIDDFCRIFDGISIGSNDLTQLTLGVDRDSEIVAFDFDERDPGVKTMMRLAIEGAHRNGRHAGICGQAPSDYPEMAEYLVRLGIDAISLNPDTVIKTTMRVLALEKELGRPGRAS
- a CDS encoding AAA family ATPase translates to MYRKEVNERSPMRVFEKSIHGGLGRGGVGVVLSRAGVGKTALLVQIALDDLLRDRRVLHISTEHAVDHVRAYYDELFHDLAQYTKLAEPETVRLDVERHRLIFSLLGHMPTTEGASSSLKKLVDTVAFARDVAHFAPDVIVIDGFDFAHATEAMIDTLAKIARDHSAELWLSTTTKASQVTPGSAPAPIDRFFDKLGVIVYLEPERDVVRLRLLKDHENKDLAEITLRLDAHTMRIVDQDILPPSERRRDPKRFRLHSGGAKGAEAAFGGCAERWGLAEHNYSFEGHTLRDRQRGVMLLSEAELRRGDFSLTYVSKRLGRVLSEIPLVRNVLQTIWYQINAAREVFVVGQIQDDGTVRGGTGWGAELARLWKKPLYVYDQNKRTWFRWSGSAWEMVTAPIITSENFAGIGTQNLTEDGKQAITELFQRSFGEP